In Salmo trutta chromosome 16, fSalTru1.1, whole genome shotgun sequence, a genomic segment contains:
- the LOC115151129 gene encoding adenosylhomocysteinase B translates to MSEKLPFKVADISLAEWGRKAIDIAENEMPGLMKMREMYGQSKPLKGARIAGCLHMTLQTAVLIETLTALGAEVQWSSCNIFSTQDHAASAIAKTGVPVYAWKGMTDEEYVWCIEQTIYWKDGQPLNMILDDGGDLTNMVHKKYPKLLSGIKGVSEETTTGVHNLYKMMKNGDLKIPAINVNDSVTKSKFDNLYGCRESLIDGIKRATDVMIAGKVAVVAGYGDVGKGCVQALRGFGARVIVTEVDPINALQAAMEGYEVTTMEEACKEGNIFVTTTGCEDILLGKHFEHMKDDSIVCNIGHFDCEIDMNWLNANAAEKINIKPQVDRYRMKSGRHIIVLAEGRLVNLGCAMGHPSFVMSNSFTNQVLAQIELWKNTSKYPLGVYFLPKKLDEEVAAAHLDKLGVKLTKLSDKQAKYLGLPREGPFKPDHYRY, encoded by the exons ATGTCCGAGAAACTGCCCTTCAAAGTTG CTGACATCAGCCTGGCGGAGTGGGGCCGCAAAGCTATCGACATTGCAGAGAACGAGATGCCCGGCCTGATGAAGATGAGGGAGATGTACGGCCAGTCCAAGCCCCTGAAGGGTGCCCGCATTGCAGGCTGCCTCCACATGACCCTGCAGACCGCCGTGCTCATTGAGACCCTCACTGCCCTCGGAGCCGAG GTTCAATGGTCCAGCTGCAATATCTTCTCCACTCAGGACCACGCCGCTTCAGCCATTGCCAAAACTGGTGTTCCAG TGTACGCCTGGAAGGGCATGACCGATGAGGAGTATGTGTGGTGCATTGAGCAGACCATCTACTGGAAGGATGGCCAGCCCCTCAACATGATCCTGGATGATGGCGGTGACCTTACCAACATGGTCCACAAGAAGTACCCCAAACTGCTGTCAG GAATCAAGGGGGTGTCTGAGGAGACCACCACCGGGGTGCACAACCTGTACAAGATGATGAAGAACGGCGACCTCAAGATCCCAGCCATCAACGTCAACGACTCAGTCACCAAG agcaaGTTTGACAACCTGTACGGCTGCAGAGAGTCTCTGATTGATGGGATCAAACGGGCCACAGACGTGATGATCGCCGGGAAGGTGGCGGTTGTTGCCGGTTACGGTGATGTTGGCAAGGGCTGCGTTCAGGCCCTCCGTGGGTTTGGTGCCCGAGTCATTGTCACAGAGGTTGACCCCATCAACGCCCTGCAGGCTGCCATGGAGG GATACGAAGTCACCACCATGGAGGAGGCTTGCAAGGAGGGAAACATCTTTGTAACCACCACTGGCTGTGAGGACATTCTTTTGGGCAA ACACTTTGAGCACATGAAAGACGACTCCATCGTTTGCAACATCGGCCACTTCGACTGTGAGATTGACATGAACTGGCTTAACGCCAACGCAGCCGAGAAGATAAACATCAAGCCACAG GTGGACCGCTACCGCATGAAGAGTGGCCGCCACATCATCGTGCTGGCTGAGGGCAGATTGGTTAATCTGGGCTGTGCCATGGGTCACCCCAGCTTTGTCATGAGCAACTCCTTCACCAACCAGGTGTTGGCCCAGATTGAGCTGTGGAAGAACACCAGCAAGTACCCCCTGGGAGTTTACTTCCTGCCCAAGAAG CTGGATGAGGAGGTGGCTGCTGCCCATCTTGACAAGCTCGGTGTCAAGCTGACCAAGCTTTCAGATAAGCAGGCCAAATACCTGGGACTGCCCCGCGAAGGACCCTTCAAGCCTGACCATTACCGTTATTGA